The segment GACAAGAGAGTTATTGGCCAGTCTGCTCGATTCTCGAACCTTCCGCCGGACACGCTCTTGTTCTGGGCGGCGGAAGCCATCGGCTGGGGGGGCCGGCAGCCGCACGAGGGAGCATGCGGCTCTTTCACGACGTCCCCGTTGGCCGAGTTGCCGGGCGTGAGGTTCGTTTCAGACATGCCATGGGAGCGCGCCACGGCGGGCGCCAATAACACTGTGCACCGGGACACCAACTACTCCGGCCTCAAGATAGCCATCGGAGGAAGAGTCTTTCCGAAAGGCGTCTGGACACATTCCTTCGATGATGCGACACCCGCAGATCTCGCAGTAGGAATCGCGGGCGCAGGATTTGGGAGGTTTGTGGCCGATGCGGGCGTCGAAGACAGCGCCGGCGGGGGAAGCTTACAGTTCCAGGTGTTGCTGGACAACGCGCTTGCAGCGGAAAGTCCCGTCATGAAGCATGGCGACATCCATCATTTTGATGTGGACCTGTCTGGCGTGGCAGAGATTACTCTGCGGGTAATGAACGGCGGCGATGGCTATACATGCGACCACGCCGCGTGGGGTATGGCCAGGTTCATCAGCGCCGGGGTCTCGGACCCTTTGCAGGAATAGAACCGTATCGGCTGCATGCTATTCCTGTTTGGAAGCTTTGAAGGAAGTGTTGTTCTCGCTGGGAGGCCCAATTCCTCTGGCCGCCTGCCTCTTGACGGCCGGGCACAATAGGTCCATGATACTGACAATAGTGCGTTTTGTGTTGTGAGGAGGGCCGGCGGGGTATCCCCCAGAATCCAATACGAACAAAGGAGGCCTTGGCCGGAAGACAAGGAGGAGGCAGCCATGAGCCGTAGAGGTTTTACTCTTATTGAACTCCTGGTCGTCATCGCTATCATCGGAATACTGGCGGCGATTCTGTTGCCGGCGCTGGCACGTGCGCGCGAGGCCGCGCGCCGGGCAAGCTGCCAAAACAATCTGAAGCAAATGGGACTCGTATTCAAGATGTACGCGAGTGAATCACGGGGAGAAAAGTATCCGCCGGTGCGCCATCGCGCCGGAGACGACTGCTCGATAACGCTGGGCAACCTGGGAGGCGAGAACCGGACGGACCTGCTATGGTGTCCGAACGGCCCATCGATTTACCCCGAGTACCTCACGGACCTGAATGTGTTGTTGTGTCCATCGGATCCCGATTCGAGTCTGGTCGTGAGCGAGGGGGATTGGCATTGCGGACAGGATCCCGCGCAGCCGGTTTGCCCGTGCAACGTTTACCCGGCAAGTTATTTCTATTACGGGCTGGCGTTCGCTCCCAAGCATTACCTGCAGGCGCCCTGGCAGAACTACGTGAACAGTACGGCCGTCGGCCTGGCGGGGATCGTGACCTGGATTGACATGGGGTTTGTCACGGAATTCGCGGCTCTCACCGGCGACATGGGTGACGGCGTCGATGAAGCGTTCGAACGCGACCTCTCGTTCACGCACAGCACACTGGGGCCGCTCACCTGCTACCGGTTGCGCGAGGGCATCGAGCGGTTCTTCATCACGGACATCAACAATCCCGCGTCCAGCACACTGGCACAAAGCGAACTGGCGGTGATGCACGACGAGACGGCTTCGCGAAATTCCCGGCCGCCGCTCGTGGCGTTCAATCACATTCCGGGCGGAGGAAATGTGCTTTACATGGATGGACACGTCGAGTTCATTCGCTACCCCGGCAGCTGGCCGATCTGCAGCACTTGGGCAACGATCTTCGGCGAGTGGGTCGATTTCGTGTCGCTGTTCCCGTAAGACATTGCGTATCGCGTACAGAGCGTTTGGGGCATTTCTCAGGATCGCCGGGCCGGCGCCCGGCGGTCTTCTGTTTGCTGTCGAGCTGGCGCCCGGCGAATGCAGGTACCCTATCTCCTTAACTTGTTGAGATATCCGGCTAATACTGACAAACAACCTGTTGATGGCCTTGCGGCTGTGAAAGCACAACGGTTTCCATTTCCATAACAGCAGGCTCACCGTTGACCGTGACCATTTGGGGAGCGTTCCGGCTGGGATGGCGCAGTACAACGCGCAGTTCCACCGGCGCGCCGCCCGCCGGGGGGTCGATGTCAATCACGACAGCTTTTTCCGAGGCCTGGGTACGCAGGGCCATTTTTCCGTAATAGGTGGGGGCGTTTTCGATGGAGATCGATTGGCCGGAAACGAACCAGCGGCGCGGACAGCCTCGAAGCAGCCAGAGCACGCCCTGGTCCTGGTCGTCGATGACCATTCGCCGCAACATGTCGAGGAGGCGGCCATTACCCGAAGCATTCGGCTGGAACGGCGCGTAGTTGGCGTCGCTGACGTGGATGCGTTCGACCGTCTGATAGCAGTCTTGCGAAAGCCCGTAGGCCAGATTCGAGTACAAGACGAGCAGGGCTTTTTCGAGTTCGCCCCGGGCCAGAAAGTTCTGGAAATAGCCGCGCTCCGAGCTATTGACATACCAGTAGGGGTTCCGCTTCCCTAACTCTCTGGGTTCGTCCATCCGGTTCGTCAAGCCAATCATGGTGCCCCATGTCCGCTCAAGGTAGTCGAACATTGCGCTAAAACGTTCGTCGTTGCGGGCATCCAGCAATCCCGTCGCAAACATGCAACTTGGCCCGTCAGCCCACCACAGTCCCCCGTGTTCGCCTTCGCTCGCGGCAACCAGGTTAGGGATAAAGGGCAAACCAGTTTGGGGGTCGTCATATTGGGCTTTGGCCACTGCCTCGAGCAAGCAATCCCGGTACTCGGCCGCTTCCTGAGTCATACGTTCGGCCTCGGGCAACCCTGCCTCATGGAAGGCAGCGGCCATCTCCGTCATGCCTTTCCAAGTGAAAACATCAGAGAAGAAGAAATAGTGCCACCCCTCCCAGTCGTGAACGCGCCCCCGGGGCATCAGCCCGTAGTAAGGAACCTTCGCGCCGGTATCCGTGAACTGCCGCGTGCGTGCGCGTTCACCTTGAATCCAATCCCAAGCCGCCAGGATGCTCGCCTTGTTGTCGTTCAGCCAGACCGTGTCTCCCGAGTAGCGGTACTTGGCGGCCATTGCCCAAAGGATGGACCCGGTCTCGCAGGTCCAGCGCAGCAGGAAGTTGCCGGTGTAGCATCCATGGGCGGACTGTGTTTCGCCCTCTGGTTTCCGGCCCGGCTCGGCATACGGGCCAACACTCGACTGGCGTTCGGTGAAAAACCGGAGCGCCGGCTCGAGTTCCTGGTGATAGCCTGCCGCGCACATGGGCACGATCATGTGGGCGCACTCCCAGGGCCACACACCTTCCCACATGGGCGACTGAAAGGGTTCGTGCCACGGCCGCTCGGGATTTTTCCGGAGATTGTTGAGGCAGGATAGGAGCAGGTGCCGATAGAGGTCGTTCAAGCGGGGTTCCGGCGTAGTGAGTTTCATACCGGGTTCGAGGCCCTTGTCCCAATAGGTTTCGGCGCGCTCGAGCGCCGCCTCAAACGAGGTGTCGCGGAGCAGGCTGGCGTTCCTGGCCGGGAAAAAATCCGGCGCTCCCGCTATGGCCAGGTCGAGCGTTGCTGTCTCTCCCGGCTGCAACTCGAGGGTGAACTGCACGACGTTGCGAAGCAGTTCGGGGAGAAGCGGGTCCGCCGTATGAGTCGCAAACTCAGGAAACGCTTCGACTTGGACGGCGGAACCGGTTCGATATGCCAGCACGGCCTTGTCGCCCACGAACACCGTCGCCTGGTCCACTCGGATGTCAAGCGGCGGTTCGAGCCATCGTGACGCGGAGGCGAGAAACGGCCCGTAATTGGGATTTTGCGTTCCGTGCATCCGGCCAATAAGGACATAGAGCGGCACACGGCGCACTTGGCCACCGGGATTACGCAGAACCGTTCGGACCACGGCCACCTGCGGCTCGAGTCCGGTGACGGTTTCTTCGTCAGTTGGCAATATCGCCAATGCGGTCTGGTTCACCACGCAGGAGGCCGTTTTCCATTCGCTCTCGACTATCGGCTGGTAGCCTTTGTGCAGGCTGCGCGTGACCGCATACATGTCGGGCAACTGGAACGGCTCGCCGCATGCGAAGCCGAGACCGAACGCATCGTTGGCCCTTCCCAAGGCAACGGACAGGTCCGGCTGGACATGAATGATGTCCGAGGAGTACCGCGCCTGGATGGGTACCCGCTTGGTCATGGGGGCGGCCATCCCGGCGAGTTCGTCCCAGGTCACCTCGACGCCTTGTTGGGCGACCCCGTCAAGCGTGGGGGCTTCGAGGAACCGCTCCCACGCGCTGGTGTAGGCGGGGCTGGCCTGCTCGCGGGATTGGCGGTTGCGTTCGATGGCTTTTGCGTCTTCGCGTGCTGCTTGCCGGACCAGTTCGAAGTCCGGCGCGTCAACGGTGGCCGACAGCGTCAGGTCGTCGATAGCGGCGTCGGCCTCGTGTCCGTCCTGCACTCCCATCCAGCGGGTAACGCAAGGGAGTGAACCTACGTAGAACGCTTCGGGTTTCTGGGGCAAGCCTCCCGCGCCGTGCAACCGGTGCCGGAGCTGTCCGTCCACGTAAAGGGCGCGGCATTGCGCTGCCTGGTCCCAGCACACCATCAGGTGATGCCATTGTCCCGCGCGCCAATCCACCTTCGCGGCGAGTCCCTCGATAGCGCCATCTCCTCCGAAATAGACCACTCCTGGCCCGTCGCCGCCAAGGAAGCCCAGAACAATCCTGCCGCCGCCGTCCGGATTGGTGATTCCCCAGAAGAACCGGTCGCCAAATGCGTTGACGCTGTCCCAATCAGGTCTGACCCACAGGGAAAGCGTTCCCTGGTTCGGGTCAAAGTGAGGCGCGGCCGGATAGGTCAGCACCGCGCCCTCGGGAAACTCGGCGGCTTGGCCGGTTCGGCCCGGCGTAAGGCGCACGCCCGTGTTCGTGAGCGGCTCGGCGCCGTCATCCGCTGCCACACCGGCATCAAAGGAAAGCCGCAGCGGCGCCCCGGGCGTCTGGGCTACCGCCGCGGTCTCAAACGCAGCTACCAACGCAATCAGAAAAGACATCCATTGACTCCTCAACCGGCGGAGCGCGTGCGCGCCTTGTCCTCAGATTTCACTCAGACCGCGATGATAACAGTTTGTCCGCCCAGAAATACCCATTTGCTCTGGCATAGGCCCCCACCGCGGGCTTCGACAGGCCCGATGAGACCCGGCGTTGTAAGTTAGCCGCCGCGATAAGGTCTCCGCCCCGCCTACTCCGCACTCCTGTGACCAAACGCGTCTCGGAGGCAATTTGCGGATTAGCAGAGGCACAAGCGATGCCGGTTTGACTGGCGCAAGGGGTGCAACGCATAGTTCTTTTGCAGCGTGCAGATTCCGCAAGGTGCGCTCATTGACCGGGGATGAGGGTTTGAATCCGACTGCTGCAAGAGAACGGCTGCGTTCAGGAGGAATTATGAATAGTGCGGTATTGGCGGTGATGGGATGTGTGACCATTCTTGGGCAAGCGACGGATGCCGCGCCGGAGACGGGGGCCCGCCAGGGCGTGACGCTCTACGTGTCAAAACTGGGCAACAACACGGATGGCCTTTCGTGGGAGACGGCTTTCAACACGATTCAGGCCGCGCTGAGCGCCGTTCCTGACGACAAAGGCGGGCACCGCATCATCGTGCGGCCGGACACCTACATGGAGGCGATGTTGTCGCCGGCTTTCAGCGGCGCCGCAGGAGCGTACAATGAACTCATTGGCGACGCGGACGGCACTCTCGGTTCAGGGACTTCCGGCCACGTGGTCATCGATTCCGGCGACCCCGGCGCCGGATTCAAGAGCTACGACTGGTGGTCGACGATTCGGGCCACGTCTCAAGGCTGGTCACCCGAGCACACCGACCCGACGTTTTCGGCCATTATCTGGGACCGTTGGGTCCTGCGGAATCTCTACGCGACCGGCAGCGACGCCGGCCTCTTCTGGGATTGCACCAACCGTATAGAGCCGTTCACGATAGTTGTCGAGGACTGTGTGGGGATAGGGCGCGCGTTTGGCGGAGGCGTTGCGAGTTGCCTGTCGCGGCCCGACGAACCTATCGTGTTTCGCCGGTGCAATCTGTGGTCGCTCGACATGTGGGGCGATACGGCGGGCGGCTACGTGCGCATCGAAAACCCAAGCATGCCCGAACGTGCTGACGTGGTCTTCGAGGACTGCACGCTAGTGAGCCCGCAGTGCGCGTTGAAGGGTGGTAATTACGGGTTCCACACCTATATGCGCATCAAGGTTGAGCGGTGCCGCCTCGTGGCGCTGAATTTCTCGCAACCTGTTGGCACGCCCACGGACGGCATCATCCAGAGCGTACAGAACGGCAAGTACTTGCACGTAGACATGACCGACACCACCCTCATGGGATACAAGGTCTTCGGGGTCAAAGTCGACAAGGATTCCGAAGGCGCGATCGGATACACGGCCAAGGGCGCGGTCCAGGCATATGTTCAGTTCCAGCAAGGCATGCCGAAGGGCGTCCACCGCCTTCAACAGTGGCCGGTCGACGTGTTCCAGGCGATCGCGCCCCCTCCCCCGCTGTCCAGCAAGCCAATGATGATGAGCGTCGAGACGGTGGTCGAGAACATGTGCGAATTGTCGCCGGTAATCTGGAATGGACGTCTTTGTCACATGGAATGTGTCCGTCCGGGCAGCGGCGGCGTGAAGGAGGACTATTACCTGCTTGTCAAAGACGCGGAGACGGGCGATATTCTGGCAAAGTTCGCGGAGGGATACAGTCTCGCCTCGGCTTTTGTGCATGAGGGGATCTTCTACGCATTCGCATCGCGTTTCGAAAACGACACTTGGAATGATGTAACGATGTTCAAGTCGCGGGACCTTGCGAACTGGGAATCGAAGGTCGTCATCACGCAGGAAAACGAGAACCTTTTCAACAGCTCGGTTTGCGAGGGGCCGGACGGATTTGTGATGGCCTACGAATCGAACGAGCCGGCGTATCCGGCCTTTACGACCAAGTTTGCGCGGTCCAAGGACCTCGAGACGTGGACCAAGCTCCCCGATTCGACGTTTGGGACGAACCGTTATACGGCGTGCCCGTGTGTCCGGTTCGTGAACGGGTTCTACTATGTCCTGTACCTCGAGAACCGCCGCCCGCGTCACTATTTTGAGACGTACGTCACGCGCTCGAAGGACCTCGAGCATTGGGAACTGAGCGCGGCGAATCCCGTCCTCGCCCCCAAAACCCTCGACGAAAGCATCAACACTTCGGACCCGGACATCATCGAGCTTGACGGCAAGACTTACCTTTACTACTCGGCGGGCGATCAGCTCACGTGGATGAACATCAAGCGCGGGATGTATCCGTGCTCGATGCAGAAACTTTTCGAGGGGTGGTTCGCCACGCCCGGGATTCCCGACTGGGGTTCGATACTGAACCACAGGGCGCGCGTCGAAAAGGAGCAGGCTGCCGCCGCACAGAAGGCGGCGGAGGATGAAGCCCGCGCCGCCCGGGTGCAATGGTTTCGCGACGCCAAATTCGGCATGTTCGTGCACTGGGGCCCTTTCGCGGTGCACAGCAGCGATCCGAACGCAACGTACGACTATTTCGACATGAAGACGGACAGGGAGGCGCGGGCGGATTTCAAGAAGTACGCCCAACAGTTCAATTCCAAGTCGTTTGATGCGGCTGAATGGATGGAGACCGCGAAGAACGCGGGCGCGAAGTACGTCGTGTTCACGTCGAAACACCACGATGGCTACACCATGTTCGACAGCGCGCTGACGGATTACGACAGCGCGGATTACCCGCCAAAAGCCGACTACGTGCGCCAGTTGGTCGATGCAGCCCGTGCAGCCGGCCTCAAGATTGGATTTTACTACTCGATACTTGACTGGGATCAGCCCAGCTACACGGCTGACCTCCCCGCGTTCGTAAACGATTACCTGTTTGGGCAGGTGCGTGAACTGTGCACAAACTACGGGCCCATCGACTGTGTCTGGTTCGATGGCGAATGGGACCATCCGGCCAGCACGTGGCGCGCGCCCGAACTGACCGCCATGATCCGCGAACTACAACCGGCTGCCCTCATCAACGATCGGCTCGGTCTGGGAGAACGCGGGGTGACCCGCCTCTGCGATTTCTACACTCGTGAGCAACCGTCGGAAGTGAACGTCGCGATGGGTTTTGAGCGCGAGAAACCATTTCCCTGGGAAGCATGCGTGACCATCGGCGACTACTGGCAGTTCTCCATCAAGGACACGAGGTTCAAGAGTCCGCAAGAACTCGTGCGGGTCCTTGTTGACGTTGTGAGCCGGGGCGGAAACCTGTTGTTGAACGTCGGGCCAACGCCTGATGGCGTGATCCCCGATGCTCTCACGGAACGTCTCATGGCGATAGGCGCCTGGCTCGAGGTGAACGGTGAGGGAATCTATGGAACTTCGGGGTCGCCTTTCGGGCCGCTTCCCGCAGGCGAGGGAGGCGCCGCGCCGAAATGCACCACCAAGGGGGCGCGCCTCTATGTTCACCTGGAATCGCGTCCCGGCGATAGACTGGCGTTGCCGGGACTCCAGAACGGCATCATCTCGGCCCGTTTCCTGAGAACCGGCGCCGCGGTCGAGTTCGACAACGCCGCAAAGACGATCACGTTACCGAAAGACTTGCCCGACGATATCATGACCACGATCGAGATCGAGCTGGACGGCGAACCGCGCATCGAGTGACTTGGCCGATTGACCAGGCAACGATGGTGAATGGAATGGAGCACCGGGTATGATTGCGAGCAGGCGTGTTCGCGCGTACAAGGTCTGAGAGGGGCGCAATCGAACACAGGGAGAACGCACACATCATGGAAAAGAGACTTTGGCCCGTAATGATCGCATGCATGGTAAGCATGGCGGCCCTGGCACAGCCCGAGAGCGGGCGCCAAGGCGTCACGATCTACATATCCAAACTGGGCGACAACTCGGACGGCTCGTCGTGGGAGAGGGCGTTTCACACCATTCAGGCGGGCTTGTCGGCGGTTCCGGACGACAAAGGCGGCCACCGGGTCGTGATTCGGCCCGATACATATGCCGAGGCCAATCTGGACCCGGCGTTCAAGGGAGCGCCCGGGGCATACAACACGCTGATCGGCGATTTTGATGGCAGCCTGGGTTCGGGTGCGACGGGCTGGGCTGTCATCGACTCCGGCGCTCCCGAAGTCATCGTGCGGACCGACCCGGACAGCCGCGCGGGAAATCCGTATTGGAAATTGCTGAACGAGGGCGAGCCGAAAAACGAGTGGGGATTCAAGAGCATTGACTGGTGGGGTACCGGCTTGTGCTCGCCGACGCATTCCTGCATCCTCTGGGACCGGTGGGTTCTCAAGAATCTGTATACGGCCGGGGCTGAAGGGGCGGGATGGGACCTTACCATCGACAAGGGCGCTGAGTTCACCGCCGTTGCCGAGCATTGCGTCGCCATAGGCCGGTTTTCGGGGTTTTGCGTGGGCGCATTTGTGGGCAGGCCTGACGAACCGGTCGTGATTCGGGATAGCTACTCGATGTGCCTCGACTGGTGGGGTGATGCAGCCGGGATATACATCCGCGCAGAAAACCCACAGCCGAACGACTATCCCGACGTTGTCATCGAGAACTGCACCCTTGTGGGCCCCGACAACGCGCTTCAGGTGGGCAATCCGGGGTTCGAGGGATACACGCGCGTTCATCTCAAGGATTGCCGGCTATTCTCGCTGAACTTTTCGCAACCACACGGCCAGCCTTCCACGGGCGTGATTTACCACACGCTGGACGGCAAACTGCTGCACGTGGAATTGGAGAACTGCCTGTTGTCGGGGTTCAAGATTTTCGGCAGCGGCGGCAAACAGTTCGGTTGCGGCGAACGCCCGGAGGGCGGACCCATCTCGTACTCGCTCAAGGGTAATGTGCGGGCGTACGTGCATTACACACAGCCCGTGCCGGAAGGCATGGAACGGTTGCGTTTCTGGCCGGTGGCGGATTTCGAGCATGTACTCCCGCCGGAGTGTCACAATCCCAAACAGTAATTCCGGTGAGAATCAGACATAGGAGGCGGCCATGAAACCTGTCCAGACCTCGTTGCGCACATTGGCGTTGTTGGGCTTGGCGATGACCGGCATCTTCGGGACCGGCGGCGCGGAGGCTCAAGCGCCTCAGCCTGCGAACCCATACGCGGTGCCGAACCCGGTTTTGATTAAGGCCCCTTTCACGTTTTCGGGCATGCGGATGGAAAACACGCCCGTGATCTTCCAAGGCCGGCCGTTGCTGGTCCAGAACTACCGTTCCGGCGAGGTCAAGGCGGCGGGGTTCTATCTGTTTGTCGAAGATCTGCTCACCAGCCAGGAACTTTCGCGATTCGGCGAGACGTTCTCCTTCGTGAGCGCCTTCGTGAATGGAGACGAATTGAACGTTTTCGCTACCGAGAATACCGATGACGACTGGACTCACGACATCTACCGGTTCACGTCAACCGATCTGAAGAGCTGGACCAAAGAGCTCGTGATCAAGCGCCACGAAGGCGAACACCTCTTCAATGCCTCCGTGTGCAAGGATGACCAAGGGTATGTCATAGCGTTCGAGTCGAATATGCCGGTGCAGTGGAGTTTCAGATTCGCGAGATCACAAGACCTTTCAAAGTGGGAAGAGGTCGAAGGCATCCAGTTCTCTGACCTGGCTGAGCAGACCGCGTGCGCAAACCCCTGCATCCGGTATTTCGCGCCCTATTACTATGTAATCTACGGCGCGTGGCGCTGGAAAGGGCCGGGAGTCTGGTATGAGTACGCTCTCGATTCGACGAAGTACATCACTCTGATCGCGCGTTCGAAAGACCTCGCAACCTGGGAGTTGAGTCCCACCAGGTACCCGATGCTGGACGTGGCGCCGGGCGAGGGCATCAACAACACCGATGCGGACCTGTTTGAATTCGAGGGAAGCACCTACGTGTATTACGCCAACGGCAACCAGCAGGAGTGGTCGAACATCCGCGTTGCCATGCATCCTGGACCCTT is part of the Candidatus Hydrogenedentota bacterium genome and harbors:
- a CDS encoding DUF1559 domain-containing protein, whose translation is MSRRGFTLIELLVVIAIIGILAAILLPALARAREAARRASCQNNLKQMGLVFKMYASESRGEKYPPVRHRAGDDCSITLGNLGGENRTDLLWCPNGPSIYPEYLTDLNVLLCPSDPDSSLVVSEGDWHCGQDPAQPVCPCNVYPASYFYYGLAFAPKHYLQAPWQNYVNSTAVGLAGIVTWIDMGFVTEFAALTGDMGDGVDEAFERDLSFTHSTLGPLTCYRLREGIERFFITDINNPASSTLAQSELAVMHDETASRNSRPPLVAFNHIPGGGNVLYMDGHVEFIRYPGSWPICSTWATIFGEWVDFVSLFP
- a CDS encoding alpha-L-fucosidase, giving the protein MNSAVLAVMGCVTILGQATDAAPETGARQGVTLYVSKLGNNTDGLSWETAFNTIQAALSAVPDDKGGHRIIVRPDTYMEAMLSPAFSGAAGAYNELIGDADGTLGSGTSGHVVIDSGDPGAGFKSYDWWSTIRATSQGWSPEHTDPTFSAIIWDRWVLRNLYATGSDAGLFWDCTNRIEPFTIVVEDCVGIGRAFGGGVASCLSRPDEPIVFRRCNLWSLDMWGDTAGGYVRIENPSMPERADVVFEDCTLVSPQCALKGGNYGFHTYMRIKVERCRLVALNFSQPVGTPTDGIIQSVQNGKYLHVDMTDTTLMGYKVFGVKVDKDSEGAIGYTAKGAVQAYVQFQQGMPKGVHRLQQWPVDVFQAIAPPPPLSSKPMMMSVETVVENMCELSPVIWNGRLCHMECVRPGSGGVKEDYYLLVKDAETGDILAKFAEGYSLASAFVHEGIFYAFASRFENDTWNDVTMFKSRDLANWESKVVITQENENLFNSSVCEGPDGFVMAYESNEPAYPAFTTKFARSKDLETWTKLPDSTFGTNRYTACPCVRFVNGFYYVLYLENRRPRHYFETYVTRSKDLEHWELSAANPVLAPKTLDESINTSDPDIIELDGKTYLYYSAGDQLTWMNIKRGMYPCSMQKLFEGWFATPGIPDWGSILNHRARVEKEQAAAAQKAAEDEARAARVQWFRDAKFGMFVHWGPFAVHSSDPNATYDYFDMKTDREARADFKKYAQQFNSKSFDAAEWMETAKNAGAKYVVFTSKHHDGYTMFDSALTDYDSADYPPKADYVRQLVDAARAAGLKIGFYYSILDWDQPSYTADLPAFVNDYLFGQVRELCTNYGPIDCVWFDGEWDHPASTWRAPELTAMIRELQPAALINDRLGLGERGVTRLCDFYTREQPSEVNVAMGFEREKPFPWEACVTIGDYWQFSIKDTRFKSPQELVRVLVDVVSRGGNLLLNVGPTPDGVIPDALTERLMAIGAWLEVNGEGIYGTSGSPFGPLPAGEGGAAPKCTTKGARLYVHLESRPGDRLALPGLQNGIISARFLRTGAAVEFDNAAKTITLPKDLPDDIMTTIEIELDGEPRIE